The genomic window GCATGGCTTTTCTCCATGCTCTTCATCGCGGTCTACGCCTGTTTTCTCATCTCGGTTGACGAACAGCGCCCCTTGGGGATTGCCCTGCTCTCCGGGACGCTCGTGAACGGCGCCTATCTGGTGCGGAACATGACGAAGAAGTGGTGCGACCTGCACGTCATGCTTGCGATCTACGACGAGATCGTGCAAATAGCGGATCACGAACTGGAGGGACTTGCCTAACGCAGCGCGAGCGCGAGCTCCGCGAGGCTCCCCACCGCGAGGTCGGTGAGCTCGGGCCAGCGGAAGGTGCGCGCGGGATCGACATGGATGGTGCCGGCCCCGGCAGCGCGGCCGGTGAGAAGATCGAAGGCGTAATCGCCTACCATTACCAGTGCCGCTGGGGATACCCCCCAGCGGCACGCTAGTTTATAGATGCCATCAGGGTCCGGCTTCGCCAGGGCGTCGTCCCTGCCAAGGACGTCCTCCGCCGCTATGTAGGGCAGAAGGCCGATGCGGTTAAGCGTGGCGAGCGCGTTTTCCCTGGTGTTCCTGGTAAGTATCCCCATCCGGGTGCCGCGGCCGTGCAGGAGCTCGACAAGCTCCAGCGCCCCCTCGGCCGGCTCGGTCCGCCCCGCCAGTTCTTCCTCTATCGCCTGCAGGATGGCCCGGGCCCGCGCCGCCTCCCCTTCGGGAAGGGCGTCCAGATGCCCCAGTATGTCGCTCCCCTCCGGGACCCCGAGCACGCTCCTTATGTGGGTGAAATCGTGGATGGCGACGGTGAGGGTGCCGTCGAGATCGAAGATCCAGTGCCTGCTGCGCAGCATGTCGTTGCAATCACGCGTTTTTTCCATGGGTAAGAAAACCTCTACTTTGCCTGGGCGGTGTCCCGCACCGGTGCCGGCCTGGGCGCCTCGGCGCCCCCCTTCATG from Geomonas ferrireducens includes these protein-coding regions:
- a CDS encoding GSU0071 family protein, whose product is MSKESVDEAISMYIEERMAKGRELAITHFLASLYLKEHSEGIIECMRRVRGLTRYYIDLTKVMLNPFKGPEVAWLFSMLFIAVYACFLISVDEQRPLGIALLSGTLVNGAYLVRNMTKKWCDLHVMLAIYDEIVQIADHELEGLA
- a CDS encoding HAD family hydrolase, with the translated sequence MEKTRDCNDMLRSRHWIFDLDGTLTVAIHDFTHIRSVLGVPEGSDILGHLDALPEGEAARARAILQAIEEELAGRTEPAEGALELVELLHGRGTRMGILTRNTRENALATLNRIGLLPYIAAEDVLGRDDALAKPDPDGIYKLACRWGVSPAALVMVGDYAFDLLTGRAAGAGTIHVDPARTFRWPELTDLAVGSLAELALALR